One genomic window of Solanum dulcamara chromosome 12, daSolDulc1.2, whole genome shotgun sequence includes the following:
- the LOC129876888 gene encoding sodium/hydrogen exchanger 4 gives MALFDYVSDAANSSSHKMVVPLTIFVAILCLCLVIGHLLEENRWVNESITAIIIGLISGTIILLINKGKSSHILRFNEEVFFIYLLPPIIFNAGFQVKKKQFFHNFLTIMSFGVIGVFISSSIITAGSWWLFPKFNFSGLSVRDYLGIGAIFSSTDTVCTLQVLHQDETPLLYSLVFGEGVVNDATSVVLFNAVQQIDVERFNGWSALHVFLDFLYLFSTSTVLGVSAGLLTSIILKDLYFGRHSTIREISLMLLMAYLSYMLAELFSLSGILTVFFAGILMSHYAWHNVTDSSRITTRHAFEAMSFISETFIFLYVGMDALDIEKWKMSKQSVWTSMGIYGTVLLLMAVGRAAFVFPLSALSNFMNRNATRTPLITFKHQIVIWWAGLMRGAVSIALAFKQFTYSGVTIDPVHAVMVTTTVIVVLFSTLVFGFLTKPLIHYLLPQNDSTRRSIDRDPNNSKETLPLLSFDESATTNLLRAKDSLSMLLQRPVYTIHSYWRRFDDNYMRPTFGGPIRDEESV, from the exons ATGGCACTGTTCGACTATGTGAGTGATGCTGCGAATAGCAGCAGCCATAAGATGGTGGTTCCGTTGACAATTTTCGTGGCGATTTTGTGTCTCTGTTTAGTAATTGGCCATTTGCTTGAAGAAAATCGATGGGTTAACGAATCCATCACCGCCATTATCATT GGTCTCATATCAGGGACAATAATACTTCTGATAAACAAGGGGAAAAGTTCCCACATACTTAGATTTAATGAAGAGGTGTTCTTCATTTATCTACTCCCACCGATAATATTTAATGCAGG ATTCCAGGTGAAGAAGAAGCAGTTCTTCCATAACTTCTTAACTATTATGTCGTTTGGAGTTATTGgggttttcatatcatcaaGTATTATCACGGCTG GTAGCTGGTGGCTGTTTCCTAAGTTTAATTTCAGTGGATTGTCTGTTCGTGACTACCTTG GTATTGGAGCAATATTTTCGTCGACGGATACTGTTTGCACACTGCAG GTCCTTCATCAAGACGAGACTCCGTTGCTTTACAGCCTTGTCTTTGGGGAAGGAGTAGTGAATGATGCTACATCAGTTGTTCTCTTCAATGCAGTGCAGCAGATTGATGTCGAAAGATTCAATGGCTGGTCGGCTCTCCATGTCTTTCTAGATTTTTTGTACCTGTTCTCCACAAGCACCGTTCTTGGAGTTTCT GCTGGACTTCTAACATCAATCATTCTGAAGGACTTATACTTTGGGAG ACATTCTACCATTCGTGAAATATCCCTCATGCTTCTGATGGCATATCTGTCCTACATGTTGGCTGAG CTTTTCAGCCTCAGTGGGATTTTGACCGTCTTCTTTGCCGGAATCTTGATGTCTCACTATGCATGGCATAATGTGACTGATAGTTCAAGAATCACTACGAG GCATGCATTTGAAGCTATGTCCTTCATTTCTGAAACGTTCATATTTTTGTACGTGGGAATGGATGCGCTGGACATTGAGAAGTGGAAAATGAGCAAACAAAG TGTTTGGACTTCAATGGGAATATATGGTACCGTGCTCCTGTTGATGGCTGTTGGGCGTGCTGCTTTTGTGTTCCCTCTCTCTGCTCTTTCCAATTTCATGAACCGAAATGCTACACGAACGCCGTTAATAACATTCAAACATCAG ATAGTAATTTGGTGGGCTGGTCTTATGAGAGGAGCGGTCTCCATTGCCTTGGCGTTCAAGCAG TTCACTTATTCTGGTGTTACAATTGATCCAGTGCATGCCGTAATGGTTACGACTACAGTAATTGTTGTGCTCTTCAGTACTCTG GTTTTTGGCTTCTTGACAAAGCCACTTATCCACTATCTGCTTCCGCAGAATGACAGTACAAGGAGAAGTATAGATAGAGATCCAAATAACTCAAAAGAGACGCTCCCTTTGCTTTCGTTTGACGAATCTGCCACAACCAACCTTTTACGTGCGAAGGATAGTTTGTCCATGCTTCTTCAAAGACCTGTATATACAATCCATTCCTACTGGAGGAGGTTCGATGACAATTACATGAGACCGACATTTGGTGGGCCAATCAGAGACGAGGAGTCGGTATAG
- the LOC129876217 gene encoding 40S ribosomal protein S8-like — MGISRDSMHKRRATGGKKKAWRKKRKYEMGRQSANTKLVPNAKTVRRIRVRGGNVKWRALRLDTGNYSWGSEAVTRKTRLLDVVYNASNNELVRTQTLVKSAIVQVDAAPFKQWYLQHYGVEIGRKKKSAAKKEGEEAPEAAAEEKKSNHVQRKLEKRQQDRKIDPHVEEQFASGRLLAAISSRPGQCGRADGYILEGKELEFYMKKLQKKKGKGASGATA, encoded by the exons ATGG GTATCTCACGGGATTCGATGCACAAGAGACGTGCCACTGGAGGCAAGAAGAAGGCTTGgaggaagaagagaaa GTATGAGATGGGAAGGCAGTCTGCAAACACAAAGCTGGTGCCTAATGCTAAGACTGTTAGGAGGATAAGGGTTCGAGGAGGCAATGTGAAGTGGCGTGCTTTGAGGTTGGACACTGGAAACTACTCTTGGGGAAGTGAAGCTGTTACTAGGAAGACCCGTTTATTGGATGTGGTGTACAACGCCTCAAACAATGAGTTGGTTAGGACGCAAACTCTAGTGAAGAGTGCAATTGTACAAGTTGATGCAGCTCCATTTAAGCAGTGGTATCTCCAGCACTATGGTGTTGAAATTGGTCGCAAGAAGAAGAGTGCTGCAAAGAAGGAAGGAGAG GAGGCTCCTGAGGCTGCTGCAGAGGAGAAGAAAAGTAACCATGTCCAAAGAAAGCTGGAAAAGCGTCAACAGGATCGTAAGATCGACCCACATGTTGAAGAGCAATTTGCTAGTGGTCGTCTATTGGCGGCAATCTCGTCACGACCTGGCCAATGTGGCCGTGCTGATGG TTACATCTTGGAGGGTAAGGAGTTGGAGTTTTACATGAAGAAGCTTCAGAAGAAGAAAGGGAAGGGTGCAAGTGGTGCTACTGCTTAA
- the LOC129876310 gene encoding heterogeneous nuclear ribonucleoprotein 1-like gives MMESDLGKLFIGGISWDTDEDRLKEYFSSYGEVVEAVIMRDRNTGRARGFGFVVFADPVVAERVVKEKHMIDGRTVEAKKAVPRDDQQIINRNNSSIQGSPGPGRTKKIFVGGLASTVTESDFKTYFDQFGTITDVVVMYDHNTQRPRGFGFITYDSEDAVDRTLFKTFHELNGKMVEVKRAVPKELSPAPNRSPLMGYNYGLNRANTFLNNYAAQGYNLTSVGGYGVSMDGRFSPVAGARAGFSQFASPAYGMGVNLDPALSPTFAGASNFSNNLGYGRILNPYFGANSSRYTTPIGYSTSNNRADSFLSSPTRNLWGNIGLNASASSGGPGSFVGSGSGNYGVFGNNNANWGSLISVPGGNSSGYGGGNFRSGENSYGLGSGGLGRNNAATTSSFTASTGAYRGSYGDQFRGASVYGDRTWQGVPSDADGSASFEYGLGNPGDVSAKDSEDYIGNYSIANRQSNRGIAA, from the exons ATGATGGAGTCAGATCTTGGTAAGCTATTCATAGGTGGGATTTCTTGGGACACAGATGAAGATCGTCTTAAAGAATATTTCAGCTCATATGGAGAAGTGGTGGAAGCTGTGATCATGAGGGATCGTAATACTGGTCGTGCTCGTGGATTTGGTTTTGTTGTCTTTGCTGATCCTGTTGTTGCTGAAAGAGTAGTTAAGGAGAAGCATATGATTGATGGCCGAACG GTTGAGGCAAAGAAGGCTGTTCCTAGGGATGATCaacaaataataaatagaaACAATAGCAGCATTCAAGGATCTCCAGGTCCCGGACGCACAAAAAAGATATTTGTAGGAGGCTTAGCATCTACTGTCACGGAGAGTGATTTTAAGACATACTTTGATCAGTTTGGTACAATCACAGATGTCGTAGTGATGTATGACCATAATACTCAGAGGCCAAGAGGGTTTGGATTTATAACTTATGATTCAGAGGATGCAGTTGATAGGACATTGTTTAAGACTTTTCATGAACTAAATGGTAAAATGGTTGAAGTAAAGCGTGCTGTACCAAAGGAGCTATCTCCAGCGCCTAACCGCAGCCCTCTCATGGGATACAACTATGGACTCAATAGAGCCAACACCTTCCTCAACAACTATGCTGCTCAGGGTTATAATCTAACGTCGGTTGGAGGATATGGGGTTAGCATGGATGGCAGGTTTAGTCCAGTTGCCGGTGCTCGTGCCGGTTTCTCTCAGTTTGCTTCTCCTGCTTATGGAATGGGTGTCAATTTGGACCCGGCGTTAAGCCCCACTTTTGCAGGAGCTTCCAACTTTAGCAATAATCTTGGTTATGGACGAATACTAAACCCATATTTCGGTGCAAATTCAAGCAGATACACTACTCCTATTGGATATAGCACAAGCAACAATAGAGCGGATTCTTTTCTAAGCTCCCCAACCAGGAATTTATGGGGAAATATTGGCCTCAATGCTTCAGCAAGTTCTGGTGGTCCAGGTTCATTTGTAGGCTCTGGAAGCGGAAATTATGGCGTCTTTGGGAATAACAATGCGAATTGGGGTTCTCTTATTTCCGTTCCAGGCGGTAATTCTTCTGGATATGGTGGTGGGAATTTCAGGAGTGGGGAAAATAGTTATGGGCTGGGATCTGGAGGACTTGGAAGAAACAATGCTGCTACAACTTCATCGTTTACAGCATCAACTGGTGCTTACAGGGGGTCTTACGGAGATCAATTCCGTGGTGCTTCGGTGTATGGTGATCGAACTTGGCAAGGTGTGCCTTCTGATGCAGATGGTTCTGCTTCATTTGAATATGGTCTTGGAAATCCAGGAGATGTTTCTGCTAAAGATTCTGAGGATTATATCGGAAATTATAGTATTGCAAATAGACAATCGAATAGAG GAATTGCAGCATAG
- the LOC129876330 gene encoding serine acetyltransferase 1, chloroplastic-like has protein sequence MSTNFLGSPFLLQKNVLTISPCNNKLSIFTIKSCFQSSRTKTPNPNKPQIDDHVYNYTKYCRPNFADHISQTPISEKELKNTKNGGILKDFEKRGVLDMWLKMQDEARFDVEQEPILENYYKKSILTQDCIESALACHLSLKLSNSSLPSDALCDLFMGVLIENQELIFDVTADLRAVKERDPACVSYVHCFLNFKGFLACQAHRIAHRLWSKDRKILALVIQNRVCEVFAVDIHPGAKIGCGILLDHATGVVIGETAVIGCNVSILHNVTLGGTGKVCGDRHPKIGDGVLIGAGTCVLGNVIIEDGAKIGAGSVVLMEVPARTTAVGNPARLIGGKENPIKLDKIPSLTMDHTSHMSDWSDYVI, from the coding sequence ATGTCCACTAATTTCCTTGGATCACCATTTCTTCTCCAAAAAAATGTACTAACAATTTCTCCTTGTAACAATAAACTCTCCATTTTCACCATTAAATCTTGTTTTCAATCTTCAAGAACCAAAACCCCTAATCCAAACAAGCCTCAAATTGATGATCATGTGTATAACTACACAAAATATTGCAGACCCAATTTCGCTGACCATATTTCTCAAACACCCATTTCAGAAAAAGAGCTAAAAAACACAAAGAATGGTGGAATTTTGAAAGATTTTGAAAAAAGGGGTGTTCTTGATATGTGGTTAAAAATGCAAGATGAGGCTAGATTTGATGTTGAGCAAGAACCCATTTTGGAAAATTACTATAAAAAATCAATCTTGACTCAAGATTGTATAGAAAGTGCTTTGGCATGTCATCTGTCATTAAAATTGAGCAATTCAAGTTTACCTAGTGATGCCCTTTGTGATCTTTTCATGGGGGTGCTCATAGAGAATCAAGAATTGATTTTTGATGTTACAGCTGATTTAAGAGCTGTTAAAGAAAGAGACCCTGCTTGTGTTAGTTATGTTCACTGTTTCTTGAATTTCAAAGGGTTTTTAGCATGTCAAGCACATAGGATAGCACATAGGTTATGGTCTAAAGATAGAAAGATTCTAGCTTTAGTGATACAAAATAGGGTTTGTGAAGTTTTTGCTGTTGATATTCATCCTGGTGCTAAAATTGGTTGTGGGATTTTGCTTGATCATGCTACTGGTGTTGTTATTGGTGAAACAGCTGTGATTGGTTGCAATGTGTCAATTTTGCATAATGTGACATTAGGTGGTACTGGTAAAGTGTGTGGTGATAGACATCCAAAGATTGGTGATGGTGTGTTGATTGGTGCTGGAACTTGTGTTCTTGGAAATGTAATAATTGAAGATGGTGCTAAGATTGGTGCTGGTTCTGTTGTGCTAATGGAAGTGCCTGCTAGGACAACTGCTGTTGGAAATCCAGCTAGGTTGATTGGTGGGAAAGAAAATCCAATCAAACTTGATAAAATTCCTAGTTTGACAATGGACCATACTTCACATATGTCTGATTGGTCTGATTATGTAATTTAG
- the LOC129877435 gene encoding 30S ribosomal protein S10, chloroplastic, with translation MAISSSSLSAALFPMCNSSSISAKPKFSVLSLPLNSVKLQVFNQSRVSTTKVFASPEVLDAQNVDADVEDIPAASTLSVGGDSDKAAPKQKIRIKLRSYWVPLIEDSCKQIMDAARTTNAKTVGPVPLPTKKRIYCVLKSPHVHKDARFHFEIRTHQRLIDILYPTAQTIDKLMLLDLPAGVDVEVKL, from the exons ATGGCGATTTCATCGTCTTCACTGTCAGCAGCTCTTTTTCCAATGTGTAATTCATCTTCCATTTCTGCAAAACCCAAGTTTTCTGTTCTTTCTTTGCCTTTAAATTCTGTTAAGTTACAGGTTTTTAACCAATCTAGAGTGTCAACAACAAAGGTTTTTGCTTCTCCTGAAGTATTGGATGCCCAGAATGTTGATGCTGATGTTGAG GATATTCCAGCTGCTTCGACGCTGAGTGTTGGAGGTGACTCTGATAAG GCAGCGCCAAAGCAGAAGATTAGGATCAAATTGAGGTCATACTGGGTACCCCTAATAGAAGACTCTTGTAAGCAAATTATGGATGCTGCAAGAACGACAAATGCAAAGACCGTAGGTCCTGTACCACTGCCCACCAAAAAGAGAATTTACTGTGTCCTCAAATCTCCACATGTTCACAAAGATGCCAGGTTCCATTTCGAAATAAGAACTCATCAACGCCTTATTGACATTCTTTACCCAACTGCCCAAACTATCGACAAGTTAATGCTGCTTGACCTTCCTGCTGGTGTTGATGTGGAGGTCAAGCTCTGA